From Pongo pygmaeus isolate AG05252 chromosome 2, NHGRI_mPonPyg2-v2.0_pri, whole genome shotgun sequence, a single genomic window includes:
- the MST1R gene encoding macrophage-stimulating protein receptor isoform X5, translating to MELLPPLPQSFLLLLLLPAEPAAGEDWQCPRTPYAASRDFDVKYVVPSFSAGGLVQAMVTYEGDRNESAVFVAIRNRLHVLGPDLKSVQSLATGPAGDPGCQTCAACGSGPHGPPGDTDTKVLVLEPALPALVSCGSSLQGRCFLHDLEPQGTAVHLAAPACLFSAHHNRPDDCPDCVASPLGTRVTVVEQGQASYFYVASSLDAAVAASFSPRSVSIRRLKADASGFAPGFVALSVLPKHLVSYSIEYVHSFHTGAFVYFLTVQPASVTDAPSALHTRLARLSATEPELGDYRELVLDCRFAPKRRRRGAPEGGQPYPVLRVAHSAPVGAQLATELSIAEGQEVLFGVFVAGKDGGPGVGPNSVVCAFPIDLLDTLIDEGVERCCESPVHPGLRRGLDFFQSPSFCPNLPGLEALSPNTSCRHFPLLVSSSFSRVDLFNGLLGPVQVTALYVTRLDNVTVAHMGTMDGRILQVELARSLNYLLYVSNFSLGDSGQPVQRDVSRLGDHLLFASGDQVFQVPIRGPGCRHFLTCGRCLRAQRFMGCGWCGNMCGQQKECPGSWQQDHCPPKLTEFHPHSGPLRGSTRLTLCGSNFYLHPSGLVPEGTHQVTVGQSPCWPLPKDSSKLRPVPRKDFVEEFECELEPLGTQAVGPTNVSLTVTNMPPGKHFRVDGTSVLRGFSFMEPVLIAVQPLFGPRAGGTCLTLEGQSLSVGTSRAVLVNGTECLLAQVSEGQLLCATPPGATVASVPLSLQVGGAQVPGSWTFHYREDPVVLSISPNCGYINSHITICGQHLTSAWHLVLSFHDGLRAVESRQCERQLPEQQLCRLPEYVVRDPQGWVAGNLSARGDGAAGFTLPGFRFLPPPHPPSANLVPLKPEEHAIKFEYIGLGAVADCVGINVTVGGESCQHEFRGDMVVCPLPPSLQLGQDGAPLQVCVDGECHILGRVVRPGPDGVPQSTLLSILLPLLLLVAALATALVFSYWWRRQQLVLPPNLNDLASLDQTAGATPLPILYSGSDYRSGLAFPATDGLDSTTCVHGASFSDSEDESCVPLLRKESIQLRDLDSALLAEVKDVLIPHERVVTHSDRVIGKGHFGVVYHGEYIDQAQNRIQCAIKSLSRITEMQQVEAFLREGLLMRGLNHPNVLALIGIMLPPEGLPHVLLPYMCHGDLLQFIRSPQRNPTVKDLISFGLQVAHGMEYLAEQKFVHRDLAARNCMLDKSFTVKVADFGLARDILDKEYYSVRQHRHARLPVKWMALESLQTYRFTTKSDVWSFGVLLWELLTRGAPPYPHIDPFDLTHFLARGRRLPQPEYCPDSL from the exons ATGGAGCTCCTCCCGCCACTGCCTCAGTCCttcctgttgctgctgctgttgcctgCCGAGCCTGCGGCGGGCGAGGACTGGCAGTGCCCGCGCACCCCCTACGCGGCCTCTCGCGACTTTGACGTGAAGTACGTGGTGCCCAGCTTCTCCGCCGGAGGCCTGGTACAGGCCATGGTGACCTACGAGGGCGACAGAAATGAGAGTGCTGTGTTTGTAGCCATACGCAATCGCCTGCATGTGCTTGGGCCTGACCTGAAGTCTGTCCAGAGCCTGGCCACGGGTCCTGCTGGGGACCCTGGCTGCCAGACGTGTGCAGCCTGTGGCTCAGGCCCCCACGGCCCTCCCGGTGACACAGACACAAAGGTGCTGGTGCTAGAGCCCGCGCTGCCTGCGCTGGTCAGTTGTGGCTCCAGCCTGCAGGGCCGCTGCTTCCTGCATGACCTAGAGCCCCAAGGGACAGCCGTGCATCTGGCAGCACCAGCCTGCCTCTTCTCAGCCCACCATAACCGGCCCGATGACTGCCCTGACTGTGTGGCCAGCCCATTGGGCACCCGTGTGACTGTGGTTGAGCAAGGCCAGGCCTCCTATTTCTACGTGGCATCCTCACTGGACGCAGCCGTGGCTGCCAGCTTCAGCCCACGCTCAGTGTCTATCAGGCGTCTCAAGGCTGACGCCTCGGGATTCGCACCGGGCTTTGTGGCGTTGTCAGTGCTGCCCAAGCATCTTGTCTCCTACAGTATTGAATACGTGCACAGCTTCCACACGGGAGCCTTCGTATACTTCCTGACTGTACAGCCGGCCAGCGTGACAGATGCTCCTAGTGCCCTGCACACACGCCTGGCACGGCTTAGCGCCACTGAGCCAGAGTTGGGTGACTATCGGGAGCTGGTCCTCGACTGCAGATTTGCTCCAAAACGCAGGCGCCGGGGGGCCCCAGAGGGCGGACAGCCCTACCCTGTGCTGCGGGTGGCCCACTCCGCTCCAGTGGGTGCCCAGCTTGCCACTGAGCTGAGCATCGCTGAGGGTCAGGAAGTGCTATTTGGGGTCTTTGTGGCTGGCAAGGATGGTGGTCCTGGCGTGGGCCCCAACTCTGTCGTCTGTGCCTTCCCCATTGACCTGCTGGACACACTAATTGATGAGGGTGTGGAACGCTGTTGTGAATCCCCAGTCCATCCAGGCCTCCGGCGAGGCCTCGACTTCTTCCAGTCGCCGAGTTTTTGCCCCAACCTG CCTGGCCTGGAGGCCCTCAGCCCCAACACCAGCTGCCGCCACTTCCCTCTGCTGGTCAGTAGCAGCTTCTCACGTGTGGACCTATTCAATGGGCTGTTGGGACCAGTACAGGTCACTGCATTGTATGTGACACGCCTTGACAACGTCACAGTGGCGCACATGGGCACGATGGATGGGCGTATCCTGCAG GTGGAGCTGGCCAGGTCACTCAACTACTTGCTGTATGTGTCCAACTTCTCACTGGGTGACAGTGGGCAGCCCGTGCAGCGGGATGTCAGTCGTCTCGGGGACCACCTACTCTTCGCCTCTGGGGACCAG GTTTTCCAGGTACCTATCCGAGGCCCTGGCTGCCGCCACTTCCTCACCTGTGGGCGTTGCCTAAGGGCACAGCGTTTCATGGGCTGTGGCTGGTGTGGGAACATGTGTGGCCAGCAGAAGGAGTGTCCTGGCTCCTGGCAACAGGACCACTGCCCACCTAAGCTTACTGAG TTCCACCCCCACAGTGGACCTCTAAGGGGCAGTACAAGGCTGACCCTGTGTGGCTCCAACTTCTACCTGCACCCTTCTGGTCTGGTGCCTGAGGGAACCCATCAGGTCACTGTGGGCCAAAGTCCCTGCTGGCCACTGCCCAAGGACAGCTCAAAACTCAG ACCAGTGCCCCGGAAAGACTTTGTAGAGGAGTTTGAGTGTGAACTGGAGCCCTTGGGCACCCAGGCAGTGGGGCCTACCAACGTCAGCCTCACCGTGACTAACATGCCACCGGGCAAGCACTTCCGGGTAGACGGCACCTCCGTGCTGAGAGGCTTCTCTTTCATG GAGCCAGTGCTGATAGCAGTGCAACCCCTCTTTGGCCCACGGGCAGGAGGCACCTGTCTCACTCTTGAAGGCCAGAGTCTGTCTGTAGGCACCAGCCGGGCTGTGCTGGTCAATGGGACTGAGTGTCTGCTAGCACA GGTCAGTGAGGGGCAGCTTTTATGTGCCACACCCCCTGGGGCCACAGTGGCCAGTGTCCCCCTTAGCCTGCAGGTGGGGGGTGCCCAGGTACCTGGTTCCTGGACCTTCCACTACAGAGAAGACCCTGTCGTGCTAAGCATCAGCCCCAACTGTGGCTACAT CAACTCCCACATCACCATCTGTGGCCAGCATCTAACTTCAGCATGGCACTTAGTGCTGTCATTCCATGATGGGCTTAGGGCAGTGGAAAGCAGG CAGTGTGAGAGGCAGCTTCCAGAGCAGCAGCTGTGCCGCCTTCCTGAATATGTGGTCCGAGACCCCCAGGGATGGGTGGCAGGGAATCTGAGTGCCCGGGGGGATGGAGCTGCTGGCTTTACACTGCCTGGCTTTCGCTtcctacccccaccccatccaCCCAGTGCCAACCTAGTTCCACTGAAGCCTGAGGAGCATGCCATTAAGTTCGAG TATAttgggctgggcgctgtggctgaCTGCGTGGGTATCAACGTGACCGTGGGTGGTGAGAGCTGCCAGCACGAGTTCCGGGGGGACATGGTTgtctgccccctgcccccatccctgcAGCTTGGCCAGGATGGTGCCCCATTGCAG GTCTGCGTGGATGGTGAATGTCATATCCTGGGTAGAGTGGTGCGGCCAGGGCCAGACGGGGTCCCACAGAGCACACTCCTTAGTATCCTGCTGCCTTTGCTGCTGCTTGTGGCCGCACTGGCGACTGCACTGGTCTTCAGCTACTGGTGGAGGAGGCAGCAGCTAG TTCTTCCTCCCAACCTGAATGACCTGGCATCCCTGGACCAGACTGCTGGAGCCACACCCCTGCCTATTCTGTACTCAGGCTCTGACTACAGAAGTGGCCTTG CATTCCCTGCCACTGATGGTCTGGATTCCACCACTTGTGTCCATGGAGCATCCTTCTCTGATAGTGAAGATGAATCCTGTGTCCCACTGCTGCGGAAAGAGTCCATCCAGCTAAGGGACCTGGACTCTGCGCTCTTGGCTGAGGTCAAGGATGTGCTGATTCCCCATGAGCGGGTGGTCACCCACAGTGACCGAGTCATTGGCAAAG GCCACTTTGGAGTTGTCTACCACGGAGAATACATAGACCAGGCCCAGAATCGAATCCAATGTGCCATCAAGTCACTAAGTC GCATCACAGAGATGCAGCAGGTGGAGGCCTTCCTGCGAGAGGGGCTGCTCATGCGTGGCCTGAACCACCCGAATGTGCTGGCTCTCATTGGTATCATGTTGCCACCTGAGGGCCTGCCCCATGTGCTGCTGCCCTATATGTGCCACGGTGACCTGCTCCAGTTCATCCGCTCACCTCAGCGG AACCCCACCGTGAAGGACCTCATCAGCTTTGGCCTGCAGGTAGCCCACGGCATGGAGTACCTGGCAGAGCAGAAGTTTGTGCACAGGGACCTGGCTGCGCGGAACTGCAT GCTGGACAAGTCATTCACAGTCAAGGTGGCTGACTTTGGTTTGGCCCGTGACATCCTGGACAAGGAGTACTATAGTGTTCGACAGCATCGCCACGCTCGCCTACCTGTGAAGTGGATGGCGCTGGAGAGCCTGCAGACCTATAGATTTACCACCAAGTCTGATGTG TGGTCATTTGGTGTGCTGCTGTGGGAACTGCTGACACGGGGTGCCCCACCATACCCCCACATCGACCCTTTTGACCTTACCCACTTCCTGGCCCGGGGTCGGCGCCTGCCCCAGCCTGAGTATTGCCCTGATTCTCTGTGA